One window from the genome of Rhizoctonia solani chromosome 15, complete sequence encodes:
- a CDS encoding chitinase, with protein MLRSIPTSCPRGLQDSHCESGDGCGTLASKCGISAADFTKYNSKLDCSKLAPGQWVCCSSGTLPSRLVITRIPPCSIDPHRMRIQPTFSECGWVLLCDDVVDGTTCTGVSATYDITMDEINKWNQKTWRWTGCGGLQPGMRICGSTGTPPLPKTNSCRPLNFSSELLVLTGAGLAIPWGYCGITEDFCTVNKTGAPGTGCQSNCKLLSEFDNVGKATANPGRNIIGYYSNWAATVAVMVSPTLFSRLSVHSDDDELIKELQGLKKQNPNLKTMWAVGGWAFNDPPYQDIFSTMARTSSSRAAFIKNVLINCRHTALMVLILIGNTLALSAEVSKRTARTSSAYEGAASRHQGIWQTSRGQLHAPASYWYVPPTIPDQGLQEYTDWINLMTYDIHGSWDIKFNTGVLPHTAIPEVNQAVNMMLKAGVRMGKINLGIGFYGRSFTLANPSCNVVDRIREPGYIAKKLDFVLKRAMPGVLIWATDLDINNNLLSSVLGKSLAQLPSSSDCPADGVWPRTEAGKKATVTCGSEGERGVDRALDPDGELRRAFSVGSHN; from the exons ATG CTGCGTTCCATCCCCACATCATGCCCGCGCGGACTGCAAGACTCGCACTGTGAATCTGGCGATGGATGCGGGACTCTTGCTAGCAAATGTGGGATCTCCGCAGCGGATTTCACCAAGTACAACTCCAAGCTCGATTGCTCTAAGCTCGCTCCTGGTCAATGGGTTTGTTGCTCCTCGGGGACCTTGCCTTCACGGTTAGTGATTACTCGTATTCCTCCGTGCAGTATAGATCCTCACAGAATGAGGATACAGCCGACCTTCTCAGAATGCGGATGGGTCTTGTTATGCGATGACGTTGTCGATGGCACTACATGTACTGGTGTCTCAGCAACATATGATATCACTATGGATGAGATCAACAAGTGGAATCAGAAGACTTGGAG GTGGACCGGGTGTGGTGGACTTCAACCCGGCATGCGTATCTGCGGGTCTACAGGTACACCCCCACTCCCAAAAACCAATAGCTGTAGGCCCTTGAACTTCTCCTCCGAACTATTGGTACTTACTGGAGCCGGCCTAGCCATTCC GTGGGGTTACTGCGGCATCACCGAGGACTTCTGCACTGTTAACAAGACCGGTGCGCCTGGTACCGGATGCCAGAGCAATTGCAAGCTGCTAAGTGAATTTGACAATGTCGGCAAGGCTACTG CCAATCCCGGACGAAACATCATCGGCTATTATAGTAACT GGGCTGCCACCGTAGCTGTGATGGTGTCCCCAACACTGTTCTCCCGGCTCAGCGTCCAC AGCGATGATGATGAACTCATCAAGGAGCTGCAAGGGTTGAAGAAGCAGAATCCGAACCTCAAGACAATGTGGGCCGTCGGCGGCTGGGCATTTAAT GATCCACCGTATCAAGACATTTTCTCGACAATGGCTCGTACTTCATCCAGTCGCGCAGCATTTATCAAGAATGTACTCATCAACTGTCGTCATACGGCTTTGATGGTATTGATATT GATTGGG AATACCCTGGCACTGAGCGCGGAGGTGTCGAAGCGGACGGCAAGAACTTCCTCTGCTTATGAAGGAGCTGCAAGCCGCCATCAAGGCATCTGGCAAACGAGTCGAGGTCAGCTTCACGCCCCGGCGTCGTACTGGTAT GTACCTCCAACAATTCCCGATCAAGGATTGCAAGAATACACCGATTGGATCAACCTCATGACCTAT GATATCCACGGATCCTGGGACATTAAATTCAACACTGGCGTTCTGCCACACACCGCCATCCCTGAGGTCAACCAAGCGGTCAATATGATGCTGAAAGCAGGTGTGAGGATGGGTAAGATTAACCTTGGAATCGG CTTCTACGGACGTTCGTTTACGCTCGCCAACCCATCTTGTAATGTTG TGGATCGGATACGAGAACCCGGATACATCGCAAAGAAACTCGACTTTGTGCTCAAGCGTGCCATGCCTGGAGTGCTAATCTGGGCGACCGACCTCGACATAAACAACAACTTGCTGTCCTCTGTCTTGGGCAAATCACTTGCGCAATTGCCCTCATCTTCAGACTGCCCGGCAGATGGCGTATGGCCGAGAACAGAAGCTGGCAAAAAGGCCACAGTGACATGCGGGTCGGAGGGGGAACGAGGAGTAGACCGTGCCTTGGACCCGGATGGGGAACTGAGGAGAGCTTTTTCTGTGGGCAGTCACAACTGA